A stretch of the Helicoverpa armigera isolate CAAS_96S chromosome 5, ASM3070526v1, whole genome shotgun sequence genome encodes the following:
- the LOC110371280 gene encoding ras-related protein Rab-7a: MSSRKKVLLKVIILGDSGVGKTSLMNQFVNKKFSNQYKATIGADFLTKEVIVDDRIVTMQIWDTAGQERFQSLGVAFYRGADCCVLVFDVTAPNTFKSLESWRDEFLIQASPRDPDNFPFVILGNKVDLDNRAVSAKRAQQWCQSKNDIPYFETSAKEAVNVELAFQTIARNALAQEKEAELFNEFPDQIKLNANDNGRNRDGDNCAC, translated from the coding sequence ATGTCTTCGAGAAAAAAGGTACTGCTGAAGGTAATCATCCTTGGCGACAGCGGTGTGGGCAAGACTTCGCTCATGAATCAGTTTGTCAACAAGAAATTTTCCAATCAGTACAAGGCAACAATAGGCGCAGATTTTCTCACGAAAGAAGTGATCGTAGATGATCGAATCGTTACAATGCAGATTTGGGATACTGCTGGGCAAGAGCGATTCCAGTCCCTAGGAGTGGCGTTTTATCGTGGGGCGGATTGTTGCGTCTTAGTGTTTGACGTAACTGCCCCCAACACGTTCAAGTCCTTGGAAAGTTGGAGGGACGAATTTTTGATACAAGCCTCACCCCGAGATCCCGACAACTTCCCATTCGTGATTTTGGGTAACAAGGTTGATCTGGACAATCGCGCTGTTTCTGCCAAGCGTGCGCAACAATGGTGTCAAAGTAAAAATGATATTCCGTATTTTGAAACAAGTGCCAAAGAGGCTGTCAATGTGGAGCTGGCGTTCCAGACCATAGCTCGAAATGCTTTGGCCCAAGAGAAGGAAGCAGAGCTTTTCAATGAGTTCCCTGATCAAATCAAGCTTAATGCCAATGACAATGGTCGTAACAGGGATGGTGACAACTGTGCTTGCTAG
- the LOC110371243 gene encoding NADPH:adrenodoxin oxidoreductase, mitochondrial codes for MTYKILRRALCSSSYKKRPQICIVGAGPAGFYAAMHITKKIDSVNIDILEKLPVPFGLIRYGVAPDHPEVKNVINQFTKVAQQPNVNFYGNITLGKDINLQQLRQHYDAVLLTYGAEEDKTLGIENEDATNVIAARNFVGWYNGLPSDKDLKIDLSGRTAAILGQGNVALDVARILLTPIDELKKTDITEHALAVLSESKLKEIYLVGRRGPLQVAFTIKELREQLKLKNCRTIWNENDFVNVEAVVPDLPRPRKRLTELMLKSLKENQTVTDDSNISYFKPVFFRSPHKFLVDAKKNLTGIELVCNKLVGEKLEQQKCVPTGEKEILECDLAFRSIGYKSVKADNDLALNQGFVENNNGIVEDTHPNLAKLYVAGWLGTGPVGVILHTMGNAFQVAKVMCENLSSMDDQNRGGFEEIKKVISEKNANIIDWNGWEKIDQYEKEQGKLRGKPREKICSVEEMLEIAKK; via the exons ATGACGTACAAAATATTGCGAAGGGCTCTGTGTTCGTCATCGTACAAGAAACGACCTCAAATATGTATCGTTGGTGCTGGTCCCGCTGGATTTTATGCAGCCATGCATATTACCAAAAAAATTGACTCTGTGAACATTGATATACTGGAAAAGCTACCTGTCCCCTTTGGACTGATCAG atatGGAGTGGCCCCAGATCATCCAgaagttaaaaatgtaataaatcagTTTACCAAGGTAGCCCAACAACCAAATGTTAACTTTTATGGAAATATAACATTGGGCAAAGATATAAATTTACAACAGTTGAGACAACATTATGATGCAGTGCTTTTG ACCTATGGTGCTGAAGAAGATAAAACACTTGGCATTGAAAATGAGGATGCAACCAATGTGATTGCAGCTCGCAACTTTGTAGGATGGTATAATGGACTCCCAAGTGACAAAGATTTAAAA ATAGATTTATCTGGCAGAACAGCAGCGATACTTGGACAAGGCAATGTTGCACTGGATGTTGCAAGAATTTTACTCACACCTATTGATGAACTGAAAAAGACTGACATTACTGAACATGCTTTAGCTGTATTATCAGAATCAAAACTAAAAGAAATATACTTGGTTGGAAGAAGAGGGCCTTTACAAGTCGCTTTTACAATTAAAGAGCTTCGAGAACAATTGAAACTGAAAAATTGTAGAACAATATGGAATGAAAATGACTTTGTAAATGTTGAAGCAGTAGTGCCTGATCTCCCTCGACCCCGAAAGCGATTGACTGAACTGAtgttaaaatcattaaaagaaAACCAAACTGTGACTGATGATAGCAATATTAGCTACTTCAAACCAGTATTCTTCAGGAGTCCTCATAAATTCTTAGTAGATGCTAAGAAGAATCTAACTGGGATTGAATTAGTTTGCAACAAACTTGTAGGAGAAAAATTAGAACAGCAAAAATGTGTACCTACAGGAGAGAAAGAAATACTTGAATGTGATCTTGCTTTTAGAAGTATTGGTTACAAGAGTGTTAAAGCAGATAATGACTTGGCATTAAATCAAGGCTTTGTAGAGAATAATAATGGCATCGTTGAAGATACCCATCCAAACTTAGCTAAGCTTTATGTAGCAGGATGGCTGGGCACTGGTCCTGTTGGTGTTATATTACACACAATGGGTAATGCCTTTCAAGTCGCCAAAGTAATGTGTGAAAACTTAAGTAGCATGGATGACCAAAATAGAGGAggctttgaagaaataaaaaaagttatttctgAGAAAAATGCCAATATTATAGATTGGAATGGTTGGGAGAAGATAGATCAATATGAAAAGGAACAAGGTAAATTACGAGGCAAACCACGAGAGAAGATTTGTAGTGTGGAAGAAATGTTAGAAAttgcaaagaaataa
- the LOC110371227 gene encoding serine/threonine-protein kinase GA29083 — protein sequence MENNLSRSGSRSSSVCELEKDFSDMEIMKTRTNRRNVLLRTPAARKAKRVRFFRNGDKFYSGVIIPVLPERYRSFDSLTADLTRVLVDNVTLPSGVRAIYSLEGRKIGKLDDLEDGQSYVCSGFGEPFKRLDYEASAVTPQSFRLSGPESLSDSSSPSPARANNRLSRYLQANGSSTTGNGTARVSPAGDNVVRPRIVTIIRNGVKPRKVCRLLLNKRNSPTLEHALAAITECVKLDTGCVRKVFTRTGSVVTALNQFFEVEDVFFAYGNERVNQEDFELEFEENKAVLQCRKTPISRNSRVGPKPRMPVKAGGGAARAASEAGAGAAGDASEDSAGPLLPQPLRLKYSVGRIIGDGNFAVVRICKDKTTGKEYALKVIDKAKCKGKEHYVEAEVRVMRKLCHPRIVSLIEEQDSPEWLFLVMELVSGGDLFDSIAAASKFSEPQARLLIGHLTSAIAYLHSLSIVHRDIKPENLLVEVGLDGSIRGLKLADFGLAVEVWRPLHAVCGTPTYVAPEILLETGYGLKIDVWAAGVILYILLCGFPPFSSPDGDQEKLFDAILSARLEFPAPHWERVSAGAIDLVANMLRPQPELRFAAEDVLDHAWMADDYDESCDFRTWYDEDSS from the exons ATGGAAAATAATCTAAGCCGCAGTGGCAGCCGATCGAGCTCCGTATGTGAGCTGGAAAAGGACTTTAGCGACATGGAAATTATGAAAACTAGGACGAACCGACGTAACGTACTACTCCGAACGCCAGCCGCGCGGAAAGCAAAACGAGTCAGATTTTTTAGAAATGGTGATAAGTTCTACTCAGGTGTCATAATACCAGTCTTGCCAGAAAGATACAG GTCCTTCGATAGTCTCACAGCAGATCTAACAAGGGTTTTAGTTGACAATGTAACTTTACCAAGTGGTGTGAGGGCAATATATTCACTTGAGGGTAGAAAA ATAGGCAAACTGGATGATCTAGAGGACGGGCAATCATATGTCTGTAGTGGATTCGGTGAGCCCTTCAAACGTCTAGATTATGAAGCCAGTGCTGTGACCCCTCAATCTTTCAGGCTAAGTGGTCCTGAGTCCTTGAGTGACAGCTCAAGTCCGTCCCCGGCCAGAGCTAATAACAGACTGTCCCGGTATTTGCAG gCAAATGGTAGTAGTACTACTGGCAACGGGACAGCAAGAGTAAGCCCAGCTGGGGATAACGTAGTCAGACCACGCATAGTTACTATTATTAGAAATGGAGTGAAACCACGAAAG GTGTGCAGACTACTACTGAACAAACGTAACAGCCCAACATTGGAACATGCGTTAGCAGCTATCACAGAGTGTGTTAAGTTAGATACAGGTTGTGTCCGAAAAGTCTTCACAAGAACTGGCTCCGTAGTTACCGCTCTGAATCAATTCTTTGAAGTTGAAGATGTGTTCTTTGCTTATGGAAATGAAAG ggtTAACCAAGAAGATTTCGAATTGGAATTCGAAGAAAACAAGGCTGTGCTGCAATGTAGGAAAACACCTATATCGAGAAATTCGAG GGTGGGACCTAAGCCTCGTATGCCAGTGAAAGCGGGCGGTGGCGCCGCTCGCGCAGCCAGTGAAGCCGGCGCAGGCGCAGCTGGCGACGCCTCCGAAGACTCCGCCGGCCCTCTACTGCCGCAACCCTTAAGACTCAAATACAGCGTCGGCAGAATCATAG GTGACGGCAACTTCGCTGTTGTTCGGATATGTAAGGACAAGACCACCGGCAAGGAATATGCTCTCAAAGTTATTGATAAGGCCAAGTGCAAGGGCAAGGAGCACTATGTGGAGGCAGAG GTTCGAGTCATGAGGAAGCTGTGTCATCCACGAATTGTATCACTTATCGAGGAACAGGATAGCCCTGAGTGGCTTTTCCTTGTAATGGAGTTAGTCAGTG gtgGAGACTTGTTTGATAGTATCGCGGCCGCTTCCAAATTCTCAGAGCCCCAAGCGCGTTTGCTAATCGGCCACTTAACATCTGCTATCGCATATCTACACTCGCTTTCTATAGTGCATCGTGACATCAAACCTGAAAATCTATTG GTGGAGGTGGGCCTGGACGGCAGTATACGCGGCCTGAAGCTGGCTGACTTCGGCCTCGCAGTGGAAGTGTGGCGGCCCCTTCACGCAGTCTGCGGCACTCCTACATACGTAGCGCCAGAAATACTGCTTGAAACTGGATATGGATTGAAG ATCGATGTATGGGCGGCTGGCGTTATTCTATACATTTTGCTTTGCGGTTTTCCACCATTTTCGTCTCCTGACGGCGATCAGGAGAAGCTGTTTGACGCGATCTTGTCGGCGCGGCTGGAGTTCCCGGCGCCGCACTGGGAGCGCGTGTCGGCGGGCGCCATCGACCTCGTCGCTAACATGCTGCGTCCACAGCCAGAACTTCGCTTTGCTGCGGAAGATGTACTCGATCACGCTTGGATGGCG GATGATTATGACGAAAGCTGTGACTTCCGCACGTGGTACGACGAGGACTCGTCATAG
- the LOC110371236 gene encoding mitochondrial-processing peptidase subunit alpha, with product MSHVMDIKHLFTRLFSIKNVVNTNRWPARSYSQDIEISPPAVNRGNVTPLPPLSEPMTTLPPVVYSTAKTDDATTEVTVLSNGLRVASEKKFGQFCTAGVVIDSGPRYEVAYPNGICHFLEKLSFGATHKYATRDVMHRELERHGGICDCQGSRDTTVYATSADSRGLDAVTQVLAEVTLRPQLSNDEIEAARQAVAFELETLSMRPEQETILMDMIHMAAYKGNTLGLPKICPNENVNKIDRDIILNYLKNHYTPDRMVVAAVGVDHKPFVEYVQKYFVDMKPTWHVDNMESFKPNVDKSIAQYTGGMEQEDCEIPLYPGSDLPELSHVVIGLESCSHSDPDFVATCVLNMMMGGGGSFSAGGPGKGMYTRLYTNVLNRYHWMFNATAYNHAYGDTGLFCIHAASPPNRIYDTTLVIARELANMAGKVGETELRRAKTQLQSMLLMNLEARPVVFEDVGRQVLATGKRKPPSFFINEIEKITADDVIRVAQRMLSSKPAVAARGKLASLPVFEEIQANITNSKSETSTQGRKLNLFRA from the exons ATGTCACATGTAATGGATATAAAACATCTATTCACTAGactattttctataaaaaatgt GGTCAATACAAATCGATGGCCTGCAAGAAGCTATAGTCAGGATATTGAAATATCCCCACCAGCGGTAAATCGAGGCAATGTAACGCCGTTGCCTCCACTGTCAGAACCCATGACAACTCTGCCGCCAGTGGTTTACTCCACAGCGAAAACAGATGATGCTACCACTGAAGTTACAGTACTTAGCAATGGCCTCCGAGTTGCATCAGAAAAAAAGTTTGGACAGTTCTGCACTGCAGGTG TGGTCATTGACTCTGGTCCGCGGTATGAAGTTGCTTATCCCAATGGTATTTGCCATTTTCTTGAAAAGTTGAGCTTCGGA gCCACACATAAGTATGCTACCCGTGATGTCATGCACAGAGAGCTTGAGAGACATGGAGGCATTTGCGACTGTCAAGGCTCTAGAGATACAACTGTCTATGCCACCAGTGCTGACTCCCGAGGCTTGGATGCTGTTACTCAG GTTCTGGCAGAAGTTACTCTAAGACCACAGCTGTCTAATGATGAAATAGAAGCAGCCCGACAGGCTGTTGCATTTGAGCTGGAGACATTATCCATGAGGCCTGAACAAGAGACTATTTTGATGGATATGATTCATATG GCTGCCTACAAAGGAAACACTCTTGGACTTCCCAAAATCTGCCCCAAtgaaaatgtcaataaaatagACAGAGATATTATTCTGAACTACCTCAAAAATCACTACACACCTGATAGAATGGTGGTCGCTGCTGTTGGA GTTGACCATAAACCATTTGTGGAGTATGTGCAGAAATACTTTGTGGATATGAAACCTACTTGGCATGTTGATAATATGGAATCCTTCAAACCTAATGTTGACAAATCAATTGCACAATACACTGGTGGAATGGaacag GAAGATTGTGAAATTCCACTGTATCCAGGCTCTGATCTCCCTGAACTGTCCCATGTTGTAATTGGTTTAgaaa GTTGTTCTCACAGTGATCCTGACTTTGTTGCCACGTGTGTATTGAACATGATGATGGGAGGCGGTGGCTCATTCTCAGCTGGGGGTCCCGGAAAAGGAATGTACACAAGACTGTACACAAACGTTTTGAACAG ATATCACTGGATGTTCAACGCCACAGCTTACAATCACGCCTATGGCGACACGGGACTGTTCTGCATACACGCCGCCTCACCTCCAAACCGCATTTACGATACTACACTAGTCATCGCAAGGGAACTCGCTAATATGGCCGGCAAAGTTGGAGAAACCGAATTACGG AGAGCGAAGACTCAGTTGCAGTCAATGCTATTGATGAATCTAGAAGCAAGACCAGTCGTATTTGAAGATGTTGGCCGTCAAGTACTTGCGACAGGCAAGCGGAAGCCACCATCATTCTTCATTAATGAGATTG aaaaaatcaCAGCTGATGATGTTATCCGCGTCGCCCAAAGAATGTTGAGCTCGAAGCCAGCAGTAGCCGCTCGTGGTAAACTCGCTAGCCTTCCCGTCTTCGAAGAAATCCAAGCAAATATAACAAACAGTAAAAGTGAGACATCAACACAGGGACGAAAACTGAATTTGTTTCGCGCTTAG
- the LOC110371254 gene encoding tRNA (adenine(58)-N(1))-methyltransferase non-catalytic subunit TRM6 — protein MSNEVKIGDYIIIQKQNYKKLHKFNKSDSSISLGRDTINLKGLEGSPYFSVFKMIPKTSKKNREFTVELAEEAVKLKDEIDIKVSGNDNRNIVDDGRSQKLTAADIETLKSDSNKASDIVETLISNSNTFHNKTEFSQDKYLRKKERKYFEYFQVLKPNLRIISEIMYKLEPNKIQNLRCDTLSQIITLVNIHCEGNHLLYDSGSNGLLAAALLSAIGANTNGRLVHMHPGNMSQKQALLAMNFPEEQINRCISVNVYSALRQFYQGCDTNTVSPVQDENSAEQNSLKRKNDDNSEECQAKKIKQSDNEDKTDVNADVNTEQPRENKKPKWHFDNIAASDILHKKMDSLVIACKEDPQNIFNELVAFVKPGRPFVIYYNVAEPLQQLFMTLKTQSNVAALKLTCNWMRNYQVLPDRTHPDVLMNASSGFLLTGYVLK, from the exons ATGTCTAACGAAGTGAAAATTGGTGATTATATTATAATCCAAAAGCAGAACTATAAAAAACTACACAAGTTCAATAAGTCTGATTCGTCCATTAGCTTGGGAAGAGACACTATTAATTTGAAAGGGTTAGAGGGCTCACCATATTTCTCAGTATTCAAAATGATTCCTAAAACTAGTAAGAAAAATAGAGAATTTACTGTAGAATTAGCAGAAGAAGCTGTGAAATTGAAAGACGAGATTGACATTAAAGTATCTGGTAATGACAACAGAAATATAGTTGATGATGGACGCTCACAAAAGTTAACGGCTGCAGATATAGAGACATTAAAGAGTGATTCGAACAAGGCATCAGATATTGTTGAAACATTAATCAGTAATTCCAAtacttttcataataaaactgaattctctcaagataaatatttaaggaaaaaagaaagaaaatattttgagtacTTCCAAGTTTTAAAGCCAAATCTAAGGATTATCAGTGAAATTATGTACAAACTTGaaccaaataaaattcaaaacctGAGGTGTGATACATTGTCACAGATTATTACATTGGTTAATATTCACTGTGAAGGGAATCATTTGTTATATGATTCTGGATCAAACGGCTTACTGGCTGCTGCACTTTTGAGTGCTATTGGGGCAAACACGAATGGTAGGCTAGTACACATGCACCCTGGCAACATGTCACAGAAACAGGCACTGTTAGCCATGAACTTCCCTGAAGAGCAGATAAACAGATGTATTTCTGTCAATGTATACTCTGCACTCCGACAATTCTATCAAGGATGTGATACTAATACTGTCAGTCCAGTACAAGATGAAAATAGTGCTGAACAAAACTCACTAAAGAGAAAGAATGATGATAATTCAGAGGAGTGCCAAGctaagaaaattaaacaatcaGATAATGAGGATAAAACCGATGTAAATGCTGATGTTAATACTGAACAGCCAAGAGAAAATAAGAAGCCAAAATGGCACTTCGACAATATAGCTGCCTCAGATAtactacataaaaaaatggaTTCATTAGTAATAGCTTGTAAAGAAGatccacaaaatatttttaatgaattggtGGCATTTGTAAAGCCTGGTAGACCATTTGTGATCTATTACAATGTTGCAGAACCATTGCAACAGTTATTTATGACATTGAAGACACAAAGCAATGTTGCTGCTCTAAAGCTAACATGCAACTGGATGAGAAATTATCAG gTGCTGCCAGATAGAACTCACCCAGATGTCCTGATGAATGCATCCAGTGGCTTTTTGTTAACTGGATATGTTCTcaaatga